A window of the Catenulispora sp. GP43 genome harbors these coding sequences:
- a CDS encoding Clp protease N-terminal domain-containing protein: MEELPTLPALIARVESGHPASDPLARLADAVETADAVSALADHLVGHFVDQARAAGASWAQIGVALGVSKQAVQQRFVPREPATVADFDIDRQRFSRFTGRCVNCVLAAEKAASEARADSVSPMHLLAGLFAEPESVAVRAIADGGVNPVRVRVAAQFLPAGAAAPDPNDAGPVPSDRPPGGSLPFTSDARKVFDLAVRAALGLGHNYIGTEHLLLALATDPDSESARLLAFFGLTRDGLSASVQRLLGEFVANSARRDPAVSPLDPAEHGARPAEG; this comes from the coding sequence ATGGAAGAGCTCCCGACCCTCCCGGCCCTGATCGCCCGCGTGGAGTCCGGACATCCGGCCTCCGATCCGCTCGCCCGCCTCGCCGACGCCGTCGAGACCGCGGACGCCGTCTCCGCCCTCGCCGACCACCTCGTCGGGCACTTCGTCGACCAGGCCCGGGCCGCTGGCGCCTCCTGGGCGCAGATCGGCGTCGCGCTCGGCGTCTCCAAGCAGGCCGTGCAGCAGCGCTTCGTGCCGCGCGAGCCGGCCACCGTCGCCGACTTCGACATCGACCGGCAACGCTTCAGCCGCTTCACCGGCCGTTGCGTGAACTGCGTCCTGGCCGCCGAGAAGGCCGCCTCCGAGGCCCGAGCCGACAGCGTCTCTCCGATGCACCTGCTCGCCGGCCTGTTCGCCGAGCCCGAGTCGGTGGCCGTCCGGGCCATCGCCGACGGGGGCGTCAACCCGGTCCGGGTCCGGGTCGCCGCACAGTTCCTGCCCGCGGGGGCCGCCGCGCCCGACCCGAACGACGCCGGGCCCGTCCCCTCCGACCGGCCGCCAGGCGGATCACTGCCCTTCACCTCGGACGCCCGCAAGGTCTTCGACCTCGCCGTCCGGGCCGCCCTCGGCCTCGGCCACAACTACATCGGCACAGAACACCTTCTCCTGGCGCTCGCGACGGATCCCGACTCCGAGTCGGCCCGGCTTCTGGCCTTCTTCGGTCTCACCCGAGACGGCCTCAGCGCCTCTGTTCAGCGCCTGCTCGGCGAATTCGTGGCGAACAGCGCGCGCCGCGACCCCGCCGTCTCACCCCTCGACCCTGCTGAGCACGGTGCCCGGCCTGCCGAAGGATAG
- a CDS encoding sensor histidine kinase, whose protein sequence is MGAKVAGRRAEDAAPMLGPGELLKGPFTGRALRQQGYLVASFASAFVQVLWLTVVLVVGGPLILVVVGLPLLLAGIAGVRWNARRERLRILNLTGEQVPEPYREPAPAGNVLQRLLGHVSDPATWRDLVHLMLSSALGFGWFLAVVNVWVLTLGAVSLPFWYRALPNHRIPLMHGYGSEYYISTLPSILTLSAISLVFAWLVGPTVLELATRAQTSLGRALLGLGRPELARRETALRTSRGQAVSAAEAERRRIERDLHDGAQQRLVALAMDLGRAKSKLKSGDEAESAAAAQLVAEAHEGVKLALTELRDLARGIHPAVLTDRGLDAALSALAGRSPVPVEVDAALPWRPSPEVESAAYFVASEALANMAKHADATRAWIELELREDNLRMIIGDNGVGGAEAGPGGGLAGLSDRIAPLDGILSVSSPLGGPTQIIMEMPCPKPSAS, encoded by the coding sequence GTGGGAGCCAAGGTTGCCGGCCGGCGGGCTGAGGACGCCGCGCCGATGCTCGGCCCGGGGGAGTTGCTGAAGGGCCCCTTCACCGGACGCGCGCTGCGTCAGCAGGGTTATCTGGTGGCCTCGTTCGCCAGCGCGTTCGTCCAGGTGCTCTGGTTGACCGTGGTGCTCGTCGTCGGCGGGCCGCTGATCCTCGTGGTCGTCGGGCTGCCGCTGCTGCTGGCCGGCATCGCGGGCGTGCGCTGGAACGCCCGGCGCGAGCGGCTTCGGATCCTGAACCTCACCGGCGAGCAGGTGCCCGAGCCGTACCGCGAGCCGGCCCCGGCCGGCAACGTGCTGCAGCGGCTGCTGGGCCACGTCTCCGACCCGGCGACCTGGCGGGACCTGGTGCACCTGATGCTGTCCTCGGCGCTGGGGTTCGGCTGGTTCCTCGCGGTCGTCAACGTCTGGGTCCTGACCCTGGGCGCGGTCTCGCTGCCGTTCTGGTACCGCGCCCTGCCGAACCACCGCATCCCGCTGATGCACGGCTACGGCAGCGAGTACTACATCAGCACCCTGCCGTCGATCCTGACGCTGTCCGCCATCTCGCTGGTGTTCGCCTGGCTCGTCGGGCCGACCGTGCTGGAGCTGGCCACCCGCGCCCAGACCAGCCTGGGCCGGGCCCTGCTGGGCCTGGGCCGGCCCGAGCTGGCGCGCCGGGAGACGGCGCTGCGCACCTCCCGCGGCCAGGCCGTCAGCGCCGCGGAGGCCGAGCGCCGCCGCATCGAGCGCGACCTGCACGACGGCGCGCAGCAGCGGCTGGTCGCGCTGGCGATGGACCTGGGCCGGGCGAAGTCGAAGCTGAAGAGCGGCGACGAGGCCGAATCCGCGGCCGCCGCGCAGCTGGTCGCCGAGGCGCACGAGGGCGTGAAGCTGGCCCTGACCGAGCTGCGCGACCTGGCCCGCGGCATCCACCCGGCGGTGCTGACCGACCGCGGCCTGGACGCGGCGCTGTCCGCCCTGGCCGGCCGCTCCCCGGTCCCGGTGGAGGTGGACGCCGCGCTGCCCTGGCGGCCCAGCCCGGAAGTGGAGTCGGCGGCGTACTTCGTGGCCTCCGAGGCGCTGGCGAACATGGCCAAGCACGCGGACGCCACCCGGGCCTGGATCGAGCTGGAACTGCGCGAGGACAACCTGCGGATGATCATCGGCGACAACGGCGTCGGCGGCGCCGAGGCCGGCCCCGGCGGCGGGCTGGCCGGATTGTCCGACCGCATCGCGCCGCTCGATGGCATCCTGTCGGTCAGCAGCCCGCTCGGGGGACCGACCCAGATCATCATGGAGATGCCATGTCCCAAGCCATCCGCGTCCTGA
- a CDS encoding response regulator, producing the protein MSQAIRVLIAEDAVLLREGLARLLADSGFDVVAKVDDGRGMVEAADALKPDVIVADVRMPPSFTDEGLRAAVEVRAKNPDMAILVFSQAVEAAYAQELFSTSANGLGYLLKERVAEVEEFVDALKRVAAGGTALDPEVVAQLLGRRKKNDPLQTLTPREREVLSMMAEGRSNSAIAAGLFVTEKAVEKHTSSIFTKLDLTPAAEDHRRVMAVLRYLNV; encoded by the coding sequence ATGTCCCAAGCCATCCGCGTCCTGATCGCCGAAGACGCGGTCCTGCTCCGCGAGGGCCTGGCCAGGCTCCTCGCGGATTCGGGGTTCGACGTCGTGGCCAAGGTCGACGACGGCCGGGGCATGGTGGAGGCCGCCGACGCCCTCAAGCCGGACGTGATCGTCGCCGACGTGCGCATGCCCCCGAGCTTCACCGACGAGGGGCTGCGCGCCGCGGTGGAGGTCCGGGCCAAGAACCCGGACATGGCCATCCTGGTCTTCAGCCAGGCCGTCGAGGCCGCCTACGCGCAGGAGCTGTTCTCCACCAGCGCCAACGGCCTCGGCTACCTCCTGAAGGAGCGCGTCGCCGAGGTCGAGGAGTTCGTCGACGCCCTCAAGCGCGTCGCCGCCGGCGGCACCGCGCTGGACCCCGAGGTCGTGGCGCAGCTGCTGGGCCGCCGCAAGAAGAACGACCCGCTGCAGACCCTGACGCCGCGCGAGCGCGAGGTGCTCTCGATGATGGCCGAGGGGCGCTCCAACTCGGCGATCGCGGCCGGGCTGTTCGTGACCGAGAAGGCGGTGGAGAAGCACACCTCGAGCATCTTCACCAAGCTGGACCTCACCCCGGCGGCGGAGGACCACCGCCGGGTGATGGCGGTCCTCCGTTACCTGAACGTCTGA